One window of the Brevundimonas goettingensis genome contains the following:
- the trbE gene encoding conjugal transfer protein TrbE, which produces MLDLREYSRRPKRLADFLPWAALIAPGVVLNKDGAFQRTARFRGPDLDSATTTELTATAARLNNALRRLGSGWTVLVEAQRYPAVAYPVSGFPDPVSALVDEERRADFQAEGAHFESVYFLSLVWLPPAEDRSWIDRWLYEGRHARGVDWPEQIRGFVDRTDRLLGLVEGFMPEAAWLSDEETLTYLHSTVSTSRHRVRLPDTPMHIDALVADSPLITGLAPRLGDAHLRTLTVIGFPTATWPGLLDDLNRLPFAYRWTTRAICLDKTEAAKLLGRIRRQWFSKRKSVAAILKEVMTNEASALIDTDAGNKAQDADEALQDLGADGVGYALVTATITVWDAAPAAADVKLRLVEKVIQGRDFTCMAETLNAVEAWLGSLPGQVYANVRTPPISTLNLAHLMPLSAVWAGAAWNDHLDGPPLFFARTEGSTPFRFSNHVGDVGHTLIVGPTGAGKSVLLALMALSFRRYDCAQIFAFDFGGSIRAATLAMGGDFHDLGAALSGQGEGLALQPLEQIDDAGERAWAAGWLADLYRAEGVDITPEIKDQIWSGLTNLASAPAAERTLSGFAALVQSSALKRALAPFTLDGPWGRLLDGEFEHLGVAPVQAFETEGLIGSGAAGAVLAHLFHRIEARLDGRPSLIVIDEGWLALDDRGFGSQLREWLKTLRKKNASVIFATQSLADIESSAIAAAIIESCHTRVFLPNDRALEPQIQAIYRRFGLNARQIEILSQAIPKRDYYCQSRRGNRLFELGLGPVALAFCAASSATDQVAIARLVGDHRRDGFAAAWLRHRRLPWAADLLEASRPDAASPPQP; this is translated from the coding sequence ATGCTCGATCTTCGCGAATACAGCCGACGCCCCAAACGCCTGGCCGATTTCCTGCCGTGGGCCGCCTTGATCGCGCCCGGCGTGGTGCTCAACAAGGACGGGGCCTTCCAGCGCACTGCCCGGTTCCGGGGGCCGGATCTGGATTCGGCGACGACGACCGAACTCACAGCCACCGCCGCGCGCCTGAACAATGCGCTGCGCCGCCTGGGCTCGGGCTGGACGGTTCTGGTCGAAGCCCAACGCTACCCGGCTGTCGCCTATCCCGTCAGCGGGTTTCCCGATCCCGTTTCTGCCTTGGTGGACGAAGAGCGGCGCGCCGACTTCCAGGCCGAAGGCGCCCATTTCGAGAGCGTCTACTTCCTGTCGCTCGTCTGGTTGCCTCCGGCCGAGGACAGAAGCTGGATCGATCGCTGGCTCTATGAAGGTCGACACGCGCGCGGCGTCGACTGGCCCGAACAGATCCGGGGGTTCGTTGATCGCACCGACCGCCTGCTCGGCCTCGTGGAAGGCTTCATGCCCGAAGCGGCCTGGCTGAGCGACGAGGAGACCCTGACCTATCTGCATTCGACGGTCTCGACCTCGCGGCACCGCGTCCGCCTTCCGGACACGCCTATGCACATCGACGCCCTGGTCGCCGACAGTCCCCTGATCACGGGTCTGGCCCCTCGCCTTGGGGACGCTCACCTGCGAACCCTGACCGTGATCGGCTTCCCGACCGCCACCTGGCCCGGCCTGCTCGACGACCTGAACCGGCTGCCGTTCGCTTACCGCTGGACGACCCGGGCCATCTGCCTGGACAAGACCGAGGCCGCCAAACTGCTCGGCCGCATCCGGCGCCAGTGGTTTTCCAAGCGCAAATCCGTCGCGGCCATCCTCAAGGAGGTGATGACCAACGAGGCTTCGGCCCTGATCGACACCGACGCGGGCAACAAGGCGCAGGACGCCGACGAGGCCTTGCAGGATCTCGGCGCCGATGGCGTGGGCTATGCGCTGGTCACAGCCACGATCACGGTCTGGGACGCCGCGCCCGCTGCGGCCGACGTCAAACTCCGGCTCGTGGAAAAGGTGATCCAGGGCCGCGACTTCACCTGCATGGCCGAAACTCTGAACGCCGTGGAGGCCTGGCTCGGCTCCCTGCCCGGCCAGGTTTACGCCAACGTCCGCACGCCCCCGATCTCGACCCTGAACCTCGCCCATCTGATGCCGCTGTCCGCGGTCTGGGCGGGCGCGGCCTGGAACGATCACCTGGACGGGCCGCCGCTGTTCTTTGCGCGCACCGAGGGTTCGACGCCGTTCCGCTTCTCCAATCACGTCGGCGATGTCGGTCATACCCTGATCGTCGGACCGACCGGCGCCGGCAAAAGCGTGTTGCTGGCGCTGATGGCCCTGTCCTTCCGGCGCTATGACTGCGCCCAGATCTTCGCCTTTGATTTCGGCGGGTCGATCCGAGCCGCGACCCTCGCCATGGGCGGCGACTTCCACGATCTCGGCGCGGCCTTGTCGGGCCAGGGCGAAGGTCTGGCCCTCCAGCCGCTCGAACAGATCGATGACGCGGGCGAACGGGCGTGGGCTGCGGGATGGCTCGCGGACCTGTACCGGGCCGAGGGCGTCGACATCACGCCGGAGATCAAAGACCAGATCTGGTCGGGCCTGACCAACCTGGCGTCGGCCCCGGCGGCCGAGCGGACCCTGTCCGGGTTCGCCGCCCTGGTTCAATCCAGTGCGCTGAAGCGCGCTCTGGCGCCCTTCACCCTCGACGGCCCCTGGGGCCGGCTGCTGGATGGAGAGTTCGAACATCTCGGCGTCGCCCCGGTCCAGGCGTTCGAGACCGAAGGTCTGATCGGATCGGGTGCGGCCGGAGCCGTGCTGGCCCACCTGTTCCACAGGATTGAAGCCCGACTGGACGGACGCCCCAGCCTGATCGTCATCGACGAAGGCTGGCTCGCGCTGGATGACCGGGGCTTCGGGAGTCAGTTGCGCGAGTGGTTGAAGACGCTGCGCAAAAAGAACGCCTCGGTGATCTTCGCGACCCAGTCGCTGGCCGACATCGAGTCCAGCGCGATCGCCGCCGCCATCATCGAGAGCTGCCACACCCGCGTCTTCCTGCCGAACGATCGGGCGCTCGAGCCGCAGATTCAGGCCATCTATCGCCGCTTCGGCCTGAATGCGCGTCAGATCGAAATCCTCAGCCAAGCCATCCCGAAGCGCGACTATTACTGCCAGTCGCGTCGCGGCAATCGCCTGTTTGAACTGGGTCTCGGCCCGGTCGCCCTGGCCTTTTGCGCGGCCTCGTCGGCCACTGATCAGGTCGCGATCGCCAGACTGGTCGGGGATCATAGACGCGACGGCTTCGCCGCCGCCTGGCTCCGCCATCGACGCCTTCCCTGGGCGGCTGACCTGCTCGAGGCGAGCCGTCCAGACGCTGCCTCCCCACCCCAACCCTGA
- a CDS encoding VirB3 family type IV secretion system protein, giving the protein MGAGAEDLPVGYLAPVHRALTEPILLAGAPRTLALLNGTLAAALGLGLRLWILGGLLWIVGHGLAVWAARKDPDFVEVARRHLRIPAFLDV; this is encoded by the coding sequence ATGGGCGCCGGCGCCGAAGACCTGCCAGTCGGATATCTGGCGCCGGTTCACCGCGCCCTGACCGAACCGATCCTGCTGGCGGGCGCGCCGAGGACCCTGGCCCTTCTCAACGGGACCCTGGCCGCCGCGCTCGGTCTCGGCCTTCGCCTCTGGATCCTCGGCGGCCTGCTCTGGATCGTCGGCCACGGCCTCGCGGTTTGGGCCGCTCGCAAGGACCCCGACTTCGTCGAGGTCGCCCGCCGCCATCTCCGCATTCCCGCTTTCCTCGACGTCTGA
- the trbB gene encoding P-type conjugative transfer ATPase TrbB codes for MSNLTPLKAGKARTARMLLTAFGPEVTGPLQDSDVLEVMLNPDGSVWLDRLSTGLEATGDHIRAADGERIVRLVAHHVGVEVDEDRPRVSAELPETGERFEGLLPPVVSGPAFAIRKPAVAIFGLADYVAAGIMPDAAAATLRKAVLDRKNILVVGGTSTGKTTLVNALLAVIADSTDRIILIEDTRELQCAAPNLVSMRTRAGAVSLSDLVRSALRLRPDRIPIGEVRGPEALDLIKAWGTGHPGGVGTLHAGSGVGALHRLEQLIQEVVVTVPRPLIADTIDLIAVLDGRGGARRLVELSAVEGLAADGAYRLTSLLPQP; via the coding sequence ATGAGCAACCTCACTCCCCTCAAGGCCGGCAAGGCGCGGACGGCCCGGATGCTGCTGACGGCCTTCGGTCCGGAAGTGACCGGGCCTCTGCAGGATTCCGACGTACTGGAAGTCATGCTCAACCCGGACGGCTCGGTGTGGCTTGACCGCCTGAGCACGGGCCTGGAGGCGACCGGCGATCACATCCGGGCCGCCGATGGTGAACGCATCGTCCGCCTGGTGGCTCACCATGTCGGCGTCGAGGTGGATGAGGATCGGCCCCGCGTCTCGGCCGAACTGCCAGAAACCGGCGAGCGGTTCGAAGGGCTTCTCCCGCCCGTCGTCTCCGGCCCCGCCTTCGCGATCCGAAAGCCGGCGGTCGCCATCTTCGGCCTCGCCGACTACGTCGCCGCCGGCATCATGCCGGACGCGGCGGCGGCCACCTTGCGCAAGGCCGTGCTCGACCGAAAGAACATCCTCGTCGTCGGTGGCACATCGACCGGCAAGACGACACTGGTCAATGCGCTTCTGGCGGTGATCGCCGACAGCACCGACCGCATTATCCTGATCGAGGACACCCGCGAACTTCAATGCGCGGCGCCGAACCTGGTGTCGATGCGCACGCGCGCAGGAGCCGTCTCCCTATCGGATCTCGTGCGGTCGGCCCTGCGCCTCCGGCCAGACCGGATCCCGATCGGCGAGGTGCGCGGCCCCGAAGCCCTTGACCTGATCAAGGCCTGGGGAACCGGCCACCCCGGCGGCGTCGGAACGCTTCACGCAGGCTCAGGCGTCGGCGCCCTGCATCGGCTCGAACAGCTGATCCAGGAGGTCGTCGTTACCGTGCCCCGCCCCCTGATCGCGGACACCATCGACCTGATCGCGGTGCTGGATGGCCGCGGCGGCGCCCGCCGGCTGGTCGAACTCAGCGCCGTCGAGGGCCTGGCCGCCGACGGCGCCTACCGCCTCACCTCCCTGCTGCCCCAACCCTGA
- a CDS encoding TrbC/VirB2 family protein produces MTSHAPRLPAEREYDRPFPRLSRRVGGVGLFALAAVLAAPAWAGGSSMPWEAPLQQILESIEGPVAKIIAVIIIIVTGLTLAFGDTSGGARRMIQIVFGLSIAFAASSFFLSFFSFGGGALV; encoded by the coding sequence ATGACATCGCACGCCCCACGCCTGCCGGCCGAACGCGAATACGATCGCCCCTTCCCCCGCCTGTCGCGCCGTGTCGGCGGCGTTGGCCTCTTCGCCTTGGCCGCAGTGCTGGCCGCCCCTGCCTGGGCCGGCGGCTCGTCCATGCCGTGGGAGGCCCCGCTGCAGCAGATACTGGAGTCGATCGAGGGTCCCGTCGCCAAGATCATCGCGGTGATCATTATCATCGTCACCGGCCTCACCCTGGCGTTCGGGGATACCTCCGGCGGCGCGCGCCGCATGATCCAAATCGTGTTCGGACTGTCGATCGCCTTCGCCGCCAGTTCCTTCTTCCTGAGCTTCTTCTCGTTCGGCGGCGGAGCGCTGGTCTGA
- the trbJ gene encoding P-type conjugative transfer protein TrbJ codes for MKTLRRALLSATLGACLIVQPAHAQLAVHDPANYAQNLIQAARALEQVNNQIQSLQNEATMLMNQARNLASLPTSSLQQLQGQVSRTQALLGQARSLAFDVAQIEEAFRGRYGSAAMSATERDLVSRADARWSTSVGAFEHALKVQAGVVGGLETSRTEMNRLVTASQTSTGALQAAQAGNQLLALQAAQLSELSALLAAQGRAQALEAADRAAAHADAQARFRRFMGSATAPVQ; via the coding sequence ATGAAGACCCTGCGTCGCGCCCTGCTGTCCGCCACCCTCGGCGCCTGCCTGATCGTCCAGCCCGCCCATGCCCAGCTCGCCGTCCATGATCCGGCGAACTACGCCCAGAACCTGATCCAGGCTGCTCGCGCTCTGGAGCAGGTGAACAACCAGATCCAGTCGCTGCAGAACGAAGCGACCATGCTGATGAACCAGGCGCGTAACCTGGCCAGCCTGCCGACCTCCTCGCTTCAGCAACTCCAGGGACAGGTGAGCCGCACACAGGCCTTGCTGGGGCAGGCCCGGTCTCTGGCCTTCGATGTGGCACAGATCGAGGAGGCCTTTCGCGGCCGTTACGGATCGGCTGCGATGAGCGCGACCGAGCGCGATCTGGTCTCCCGCGCCGACGCGCGCTGGTCGACCTCCGTCGGCGCCTTCGAGCATGCGCTGAAGGTCCAGGCCGGCGTTGTCGGCGGTCTGGAGACATCGCGAACGGAGATGAACCGTCTCGTCACGGCAAGCCAGACCTCGACCGGAGCCCTTCAGGCCGCCCAGGCCGGCAACCAGCTGCTTGCCCTGCAGGCCGCGCAACTGTCGGAACTCAGCGCCCTGCTGGCGGCCCAGGGCCGTGCCCAGGCGCTGGAAGCCGCCGACCGGGCCGCCGCTCACGCCGACGCCCAGGCCCGGTTCCGTCGGTTCATGGGATCCGCCACGGCGCCGGTTCAGTGA
- the trbK-alt gene encoding putative entry exclusion protein TrbK-alt, translated as MTPPSPPALPLGRITVGLAILLLVIACVLAGQAVQDARSGEVRVVTIAPRAPRHRTSTETLAETLDRCRLAGPSGADDPACRSAWAQSRDHFFSHATAELSDE; from the coding sequence GTGACCCCGCCATCGCCTCCGGCCCTGCCGCTCGGCCGCATAACGGTCGGTCTCGCCATACTCTTGCTCGTCATCGCCTGCGTTCTCGCAGGCCAGGCCGTTCAGGACGCGAGGTCGGGTGAAGTCCGGGTGGTGACGATCGCGCCCCGCGCGCCTCGTCACAGGACATCGACCGAGACCTTGGCTGAAACCCTAGATCGCTGCCGGCTGGCGGGCCCGAGCGGGGCGGATGACCCCGCATGCAGGTCCGCCTGGGCGCAGAGCCGCGACCACTTCTTCTCGCACGCGACCGCGGAGCTCTCCGATGAATGA
- a CDS encoding ribbon-helix-helix domain-containing protein, translating to MKSRLSVYLEPELLDRLEAYVERRGVSRSMIAEAAIASFLSPDAAERQEAALVRRLDRLNRHADRLERDVGIGVEMLAMFVRFWLTATPPLPEASQAAARAKGRERYGAFVESLGRRLATGRAFTRELSLDLQGNGGTGDGSGPGVDED from the coding sequence ATGAAATCGAGACTGTCCGTCTACCTTGAGCCGGAGTTGCTCGACCGTCTGGAGGCCTATGTCGAACGACGCGGCGTCTCCCGATCCATGATCGCGGAGGCGGCGATCGCCAGCTTCCTGTCGCCGGATGCGGCCGAGCGTCAGGAGGCCGCACTCGTGCGTCGGCTGGATCGACTGAACCGCCATGCCGACCGGCTCGAGCGCGATGTCGGGATCGGGGTCGAGATGCTGGCCATGTTCGTGCGCTTCTGGCTGACTGCGACCCCGCCCTTGCCCGAAGCGTCTCAGGCCGCCGCCCGAGCGAAGGGTCGGGAGCGGTACGGGGCCTTCGTCGAAAGTCTCGGCCGTCGGCTTGCGACCGGGCGCGCCTTTACACGCGAGTTGTCCCTCGACCTTCAAGGAAACGGGGGCACTGGCGACGGCAGCGGGCCTGGCGTGGACGAAGACTAA
- a CDS encoding relaxase/mobilization nuclease domain-containing protein: protein MTEDDDFEVRPGRIRQGRARSGSALRQVLGSVERAGGFNAGRITRSSVFGRGRVGGLRAVRRLGSGARSVVIKTRVVRQAAGAASLSAHLRYLQRDGVTRDGEPGQLFDGQAEGETRATSGSFAARCEGDRHHFRFIVSPEDASELQDLKAFTRDLMRAAEGDLGTRLDWIAVEHWNTGHPHVHVLVRGVTDRGDDLVISRDYITQGLRARASDLVTRELGPRTEHDIQRGLVRDVTSDRWTRLDGLIVREAARTEGRLDLRPGEDPARPWRAIKIARLETLQDLGVVRPEGPAQWRLAPDAEATLKGLGRRSDIIARLHQGLASAGLSPSPERLQIGETVSRPLIARVISQGLDDELKGSGFLVLEGLDGQVHHHRIRDLTGLDVRAGAVVELAPIKSGQAGGRLALHVRADLSVEAQAVAQGATWLDRRLLEGKRGGRDAPAAATGFGQAVANALERRIAHLQTQGLARIENGRVRLAPQMLDTLRDRDLASAARRLSGETGLVYRPAVEGETVCGTYRRRVTLASGRFAMIDDGLGFTLVPWRPALERQLNQTVSGVAGPGRSIDWRPGPVRGPGR from the coding sequence GCGGCTTCAATGCCGGCCGCATCACCCGGTCGAGCGTCTTCGGACGCGGCCGTGTGGGCGGCCTCCGCGCGGTGCGCCGGCTCGGTTCGGGCGCGCGTTCCGTGGTGATCAAGACCCGTGTGGTTCGCCAGGCCGCGGGCGCCGCGTCCCTGTCCGCCCATCTGCGCTATCTTCAACGTGACGGCGTGACCCGGGACGGGGAGCCCGGTCAGCTGTTCGACGGGCAGGCCGAGGGCGAGACGCGCGCGACCTCCGGATCGTTCGCCGCCCGATGCGAAGGCGACCGGCATCATTTCCGCTTCATCGTCTCGCCCGAGGACGCCTCGGAGCTTCAGGACCTCAAGGCCTTCACCCGCGACCTGATGCGCGCCGCCGAGGGCGATCTCGGCACGCGGCTGGACTGGATCGCGGTCGAACACTGGAACACCGGCCATCCCCACGTGCATGTCCTGGTGCGCGGCGTGACCGATCGAGGCGACGACCTCGTGATCTCACGCGACTATATCACCCAGGGCCTGCGGGCGCGGGCCAGCGATCTGGTCACTCGCGAGCTCGGTCCTCGCACCGAACACGATATCCAGCGCGGACTGGTCCGCGATGTGACATCGGATCGCTGGACGCGGCTCGACGGCCTGATCGTGCGCGAGGCGGCTCGTACTGAAGGCCGCTTGGACCTTCGCCCCGGCGAGGATCCGGCCCGTCCGTGGCGGGCGATCAAGATCGCCCGGCTGGAGACGCTTCAGGACCTCGGCGTCGTCCGGCCCGAGGGTCCTGCGCAATGGCGGCTTGCGCCCGACGCGGAGGCTACTTTGAAAGGCCTTGGACGACGCAGCGACATCATCGCGCGGCTGCATCAGGGGCTGGCCTCGGCAGGCCTTTCGCCTTCGCCGGAGCGACTGCAGATCGGGGAGACCGTCTCTCGTCCCTTGATCGCCCGGGTGATCTCGCAAGGTCTCGATGACGAATTGAAAGGGTCCGGCTTTCTCGTTCTCGAGGGTCTGGACGGGCAGGTGCATCACCACCGTATCCGCGACCTGACCGGGCTCGATGTTCGGGCCGGGGCTGTCGTGGAACTGGCGCCGATCAAGAGCGGGCAAGCTGGTGGGCGGTTGGCGCTCCATGTTCGCGCCGATCTTTCCGTCGAGGCCCAGGCTGTCGCGCAGGGCGCGACCTGGCTCGACCGCAGGCTTCTCGAAGGCAAGCGTGGGGGACGCGACGCGCCGGCGGCGGCGACGGGATTTGGCCAGGCTGTGGCGAACGCGCTCGAGCGCCGGATCGCGCATCTGCAGACGCAAGGTCTGGCCCGGATCGAAAACGGTCGGGTGCGACTGGCGCCGCAGATGCTGGACACGTTGCGGGACCGTGACCTCGCTTCGGCTGCTCGCCGGCTAAGCGGAGAGACCGGTCTCGTCTACCGGCCGGCGGTCGAGGGCGAGACGGTCTGCGGAACCTACCGACGCCGGGTGACCCTGGCGTCGGGCAGGTTCGCCATGATCGACGACGGCCTCGGCTTCACACTGGTCCCCTGGCGTCCCGCGCTTGAGCGACAGTTGAACCAGACCGTCTCTGGCGTGGCGGGACCCGGCCGGTCGATCGACTGGCGGCCAGGCCCCGTCCGGGGACCGGGCCGATGA
- a CDS encoding conjugal transfer protein TraG has protein sequence MSAGKILWGPILVVGLILLSGVWGATQWTAWRLGFQAGLGPPWFVLDDWPVYWPPSVFGWWFVYDAYAPRIFLEGGAIAAGAAFVAIAVAISMAVWRSREAASATTYGTARWANDADAVAAGLHGPDGVVLGQTRAGYLRHDGPEHVLCFAPTRSGKGVGLVVPTLLTWPGSALVHDIKGENWTLTAGWRARFGPVFLFDPTNPDSAAYNPLLEVRRGDQEVRDVQNIADILVDPEGAMERRNHWEKTSHSLLVGAILHVLYAEPDKTLAGVAGFLSDPARPIEATLRRMMTTDHLGDRPHPVVASSARELLNKSENERSGVLSTAMSFLGLYRDPVVARVTRQCDWRISDLVEGPRPASLYLVVPPSDISRTKPLIRLILNQIGRRLTEDLQARDGRRRLLMMLDEFPALGRLDFFESALAFMAGYGLKAFLIAQSLNQIERAYGPNNAILDNCHVRVAFATNDERTAKRISDSLGTATELRAQRNYAGHRLSPWLGHLMVSRQETARPLLTPGEVMQLPADDELVLVSGCAPIRAKKVRYFTDRELKRRILKAPMQTGVQAGAGAGVGAGSAPDQEAIWSARLRDETTVTASDATQGGEGEGEGGLRLEPELEAPDIAPEPPAPDLLDWLETDDEDPTVALQSSLEARARRIARQAALDPDDGIEL, from the coding sequence ATGTCCGCCGGTAAAATCCTCTGGGGTCCTATTCTCGTCGTGGGCCTCATCCTTCTGTCCGGCGTCTGGGGCGCCACACAATGGACCGCCTGGCGGCTCGGATTTCAGGCCGGGCTCGGACCGCCCTGGTTCGTTCTGGACGACTGGCCAGTCTACTGGCCGCCATCGGTGTTCGGTTGGTGGTTCGTCTACGACGCCTATGCGCCCCGGATTTTTCTGGAGGGCGGGGCCATCGCCGCCGGAGCAGCTTTCGTGGCCATCGCCGTCGCGATCAGCATGGCGGTCTGGCGCTCGCGCGAGGCGGCCTCCGCCACGACCTATGGCACGGCGCGCTGGGCGAATGACGCCGACGCTGTCGCCGCCGGTCTGCACGGACCGGACGGGGTCGTCCTGGGCCAGACCCGCGCCGGCTACCTGCGTCACGACGGGCCCGAACATGTTCTATGCTTCGCGCCGACCCGAAGCGGCAAGGGCGTGGGGCTTGTCGTTCCCACCCTTCTGACCTGGCCGGGCTCGGCTCTGGTCCATGACATCAAGGGTGAGAACTGGACCCTGACAGCGGGGTGGCGGGCCCGCTTCGGTCCCGTCTTCCTGTTCGATCCCACCAACCCCGACAGCGCCGCCTATAATCCGCTGCTGGAAGTGCGCCGCGGCGATCAGGAGGTTCGCGACGTCCAGAACATCGCCGACATCCTGGTCGACCCGGAAGGCGCAATGGAGCGACGAAACCATTGGGAGAAGACCAGCCACTCCCTTCTGGTCGGCGCCATCCTGCACGTTCTCTACGCCGAACCCGACAAGACCCTGGCCGGGGTCGCCGGCTTCCTGTCCGATCCGGCCAGACCGATTGAGGCGACGCTCAGACGAATGATGACGACCGACCATCTCGGAGATCGGCCCCATCCGGTCGTCGCCTCCTCGGCCAGGGAGCTTTTGAACAAGAGCGAGAACGAACGCTCGGGCGTCCTGTCGACCGCGATGAGCTTCCTAGGCCTGTATCGCGATCCTGTCGTGGCCCGGGTCACCCGCCAGTGCGACTGGCGCATCAGCGACCTGGTCGAGGGACCGCGCCCCGCCTCCCTCTATCTGGTCGTTCCGCCTTCCGACATCAGCCGGACCAAACCCTTGATCCGTCTGATCCTCAACCAGATCGGACGCCGCCTGACCGAAGACCTTCAGGCGCGCGACGGTCGGCGCCGTCTCCTGATGATGCTGGACGAGTTTCCGGCGTTGGGTCGGCTCGACTTCTTTGAAAGCGCCCTGGCCTTCATGGCCGGCTACGGACTCAAGGCCTTCCTGATCGCCCAGTCCCTGAACCAGATCGAACGCGCCTACGGCCCCAACAACGCCATCCTGGACAACTGCCATGTCCGGGTCGCCTTCGCGACCAACGACGAGCGGACGGCCAAGCGGATTTCGGACTCGCTCGGGACGGCGACCGAACTGCGCGCCCAGCGAAACTATGCCGGCCATCGGCTCAGCCCCTGGCTCGGACATCTGATGGTCTCGCGTCAGGAGACCGCCCGTCCCCTGCTGACGCCGGGCGAAGTCATGCAACTCCCCGCCGACGATGAACTGGTTCTCGTGTCCGGTTGCGCGCCGATCCGGGCAAAGAAGGTCCGGTACTTCACCGACCGCGAGTTGAAGCGTCGGATCCTGAAGGCGCCGATGCAAACCGGGGTCCAGGCGGGGGCGGGGGCGGGGGTGGGGGCGGGATCAGCGCCGGACCAGGAGGCGATCTGGTCTGCCCGTTTGCGGGACGAGACGACCGTCACCGCGTCCGACGCGACGCAGGGCGGCGAGGGCGAGGGCGAGGGGGGATTGCGGCTGGAGCCCGAGTTGGAGGCGCCCGATATCGCACCCGAACCACCGGCTCCCGACCTGCTCGACTGGCTGGAGACGGACGACGAAGACCCGACCGTGGCGCTGCAATCGAGCCTTGAGGCCAGGGCGCGGCGGATCGCGCGACAGGCGGCTCTCGATCCCGATGACGGCATCGAGCTCTAG